In Parasegetibacter sp. NRK P23, the genomic stretch AGGGAGCCGGTTTACAGGCAATGCTGTTCTCTGGGCAGGAATGGCTTTTTCCCAGGCATCTTCCAACCGCTCCCGCATAAACGCCGCCGCATCTTGCGCCCCTGACTTACGAATCGGGTACACATCATATATAATAGTAACTGAATTGTAAGATGGAACAGCATCCTGCAGTCCGGTAATGTGCTGCTGGCGCAACCACTCTGCCATGGTCACCATTTTCGCGTTCACCGGCAGGCTGATCTTATCCCCTGTTTGGAGCGTAAGGCTGTGATCTCCAAGGGAAAATATTTCGTACTCTTTACTCATATTGGGTTGGTGCCATGAATTTAAGACAATCTCCCGGCAGCAGATGCAATTTTTTATTTTCGGCGTTATACACTAAACTTGCATCGAAGCGAGGCATAATTCATCATTATAATTGAATATGGCAAAGAATTTACTGATCGTGGAGTCGCCGGCCAAAGCCAAAACCATCGAGAAGATCCTGGGAAAAGATTTCGAGGTGAAGAGTTGTTACGGGCATATCCGCGACTTGGAGAAAGATGATATGGGAATTGATATAGCCAATAATTATCAACCCCGTTACACCGTTCCTGATGAAAAGGAAAAGGTGGTGCGCGACCTGCGTCAGCTTGCCAAAAAAGCCGATGAGGTTTGGCTCGCATCGGATGAGGACCGGGAAGGAGAAAGTATATCCTGGCACCTTGCGGAAGTGCTGGGACTCGACCCGGCCACTACCAAACGCATCGTTTTCCACGAAATTACCGCACCCGCCATTAAAAAAGCGGTGAGCAACCCAAGACACATCAACCTTAACCTGGTGAATGCACAACAGGCCCGCCGTGTACTCGACAGGCTCGTGGGCTTCGAACTCAGTCCCGTACTCTGGCGCAAAGTAGGCATGCAACGCAGTCTCAGCGCCGGAAGGGTGCAAAGTGTTGCCGTAAGGCTCATCGTGGAAAGGGAACGTGAGATCAATAACTTCCTGCCCGAAAGCAGTTATAAAATAGAAGCTTTCTTCTCCGCCCTCAACATCAGCAGTAAAAAAGTAACCTTCAAAGCCGAAGGTCCTTCCAAACTGAATAATCCTGAAACCGCGGAAAAATTCCTCGAAAGCTGTAAAGGTGCGAATTACCGTGTATCAGACATCCAGGTGAAGCCCGCCAAACGTACGCCGGCTGCACCTTTCACCACTTCCACCCTTCAGCAGGAAGCCTCCAGGAAACTGGGATATGGGGTAAGCAGAACGATGTTGCTCGCGCAGAAACTGTACGAAAGCGGTAACATCACTTATATGCGTACGGACAGTATCAACCTGAGCGATACGGCCATGGAAGATATCAAGAACGAGATCAACCGTTCCTATGGCGGCAATTATTACCAGCCGAGGAAATACAAGAATAAAAATGAAAGCGCGCAGGAAGCGCACGAAGCCATCCGCCCCACCTACATGAGCAATCATACCGTAGATGATCCGGACGCCAAAAGATTATACGACCTGATCTGGAAAAGAACCATCGCCTCACAAATGAGTGACGCGGAATTCGAAAAAACCATCGCGAAAATTGACATCTCCACCAACCGGGAGCAACTTACCGCCACCGGTGAAGTGCTGAAGTTCGATGGTTTCCTCAAAGCTTATACCGAAGGAAAAGATGAGGAAGAAGAGGATACTGACGCTGAAGGCATGTTGCCACCGCTGGCCGTGAACCAGCAGCTCGACCTAGAGGAAATGACGGCCACTGAAAAATTCACCCGCCCTGCTCCGCGTTATACGGAAGCATCACTCGTAAAAAAACTGGAAGAACTCGGCATTGGACGCCCCTCCACTTATGCGCCCACGATCACCACGATCATGAAACGCAATTACGTGGAGAAACGCGATAAGGACGGGATCAAACGCGAAGTGCACATCATCCGCCTCGATAAGGGCAACCAACTTAAAAAGGAAGTTTCCATTGAAAATACCGGTGCTGAAAAAGGAAAATTGTTCCCCACCGACCTCGGTATGGTGGTCACCGATTTCCTGAAGCAACATTTCAAAAACGTGATGGACTACAACTTCACGGCCAAAATCGAGGAAGAATTTGATGAGATCGCTGATGGCAAACTGAAGTGGAATAAAATGATCGACAGCTTCTACCGGCCCTTCCACAGCGATATCGAGGTAACCCTTGAAACCGCTGAACGTGCCAAAGGAGAACGCGAACTCGGTATTGAACCCGAAACAGGCAAACGTGTGATCGCCAGGATGGGACGTTATGGGCCCATGGTACAGATCGGGGAAGCCACTGATGAAGAAAAACCACGCTTCGCCAAACTGAAAACGGACCAGAGCATTGAAACCATCTCCATGGAAGAAGCCATGGACCTGTTCAAACTCCCGCTCACCTTAGGGGAATACAAGGAAAAAGAAGTCTCAGTGAATGTAGGCAGGTTCGGCCCGTATGTGAAATGGGGCGAGGAATACATCTCCCTTCCAAAAGGAGAAGACCCGCTGACGGTAGACATTGACCGCGCCATTCATCTGATCGGCGAAAAAGAACTTGCGGACGCCCCGATAGCCATGTACGAGGGCAAACCCGTTACCAAAGGCAAGGGAAGGTTCGGGCCATTCATCAAGTGGAACGATCTTTTCATCAACATACCCAGGGCATACAATTTCGACCAGCTTACACAGGCGGATTGCCGGGAACTGATCGAAAAGAAACTGGATAAAGAGGCGAACAGGTACATACAACAGTGGCCATCGGAGAAGATATCGATTGAGAACGGAAGATGGGGCCCCTTTGTACGCTTCGGTAAAAAGATGCTTAAATTGGGTAGAAAAGCGGATAATACGAAATACACCGCTGAAGAAGCCGCGGAGATCAGCCTGGAAGAAGTTAAAAAGATGATTGAAGCTGAATTGCCGGATGCTTTTACCAAAAAGGCCCCTGCCAAAAAAGCGGCCCCGAAGAAAGCAGCCGCGAAAAAAACAGCTCCTAAAAAGGCCGCACCCAAAAAGAAGGCCTAAACGTTTACAGCGCGCATGAATGAAACGAAAGAAATATCGGCCCTTTTTCATTTGATAGACGACCCCGATGAAGAAGTTTTCAGTACGGTGGCGAACAGGATCGTGGGCTATGGAAAACCTATCATTCCGAACCTGGAGCACCTTTGGGAAAATACCCCCCAGGAAGCGGTACAATTACGTATTGAACTGCTGATCCACCGGCTGCATTATAAGGACCTCCTGGCCGATTTCACACAATGGGCATCCATGAAGGAACCCGACCTGCTTTCCGGTGCCATACTGGTCGCGCGTTTTCAGTACCCGGATCTTGTTGTGAGCCAGGTATTGCAGGAAGTGGAAAAACTACGCCGAAACGTATGGCTCGAACTCAATACCTACCTCACTTCACTGGAACAGGCCAATGTACTGGGCACTATCCTGTACAATTATTTTAACCTGAAAGGACTGGAAACGTCCTATCAGCAACCCAACGATTTCCTCATCAACAAGGTACTGGATGCCAAAAAAGGCAACCCGGTGGGCAACGGAATACTGTATCTCATCCTTTGCGAAATGCTGGAGGTGTCCATTAAAGTGATCAATATCCCCCGCCAGTTTATTCTCGCCTATTTCGATTCAGAATTTGATTTTGAAGAAATGCGGCAGGAGCCTGAAGATAAAATTCAGTTCTACATCGACCCCATGAACGGGCATGTATATACGCAACAGGATATAGAAACCTATTTTAAACGGATATCCGTTCCGCCCACTGTTTCTTACTTCAAGCCCTTCAGCAACAAAAGGGTGATCCAGCACCTGCTGGAAGAACTCGCCAAATGCTTCGAGGACGAGAAGAATCTGTATAAGAAAGAAGAGTTGCTGCAACTCGCCAATATCGTTCACCCGTAATGACCATTCAAAGTTCCGGCTGGCAAACCGATGCACTGGTAACGATTCCCGAATCGTTGCTGCTCTCTTATGCCTGGTATTGCTTTGCCAGTGCCCATACAGACTTTACTCCTCATTTTTTAACCGGCGGGATCATACTTTCATGCTTCGTGGCGCTGCTGATGAGCGCGGGCGCATGGCTGGCCTGGAAAAAAGAAATCCGGGAAAGTGAGGCTGCACGTGAGACACAACTCATGCGCGCACTGGATATGGAGGAAAACATCCTCCACGAAGCCGTGAAGGACCATGAGCTGGATCAGCTAAAGTGGAACGAGATGATCCGTGAAAACATCGGGGCCACACCGTTAAAACACCGTTCCATCGTACCTATACTCCTTCGTACATTTGTATTCGCGTTACTCGCCTGTTGTTCCCTTCCATTGCTGCATGCTTCCGGATGGATTCAGCATGCCTGGCAATTGCACGCCGTGGCAGCCGCACTGCTGCCTGTTGTGGGCGCATGGAAGTTCGGTATTACAGGAAGGAAACCCTGGCCCGGTGCATTGCGGATGCTGGCCAATGGTGCGGTTATATATATAGTCGTGAAAATATTGTTTGCGATTACGGGATGAGATCAAATGGAACAGTTTAAATCGTTAGCCTTTCATACAAACTATTTGTTTAAATGAAAGGCTGCGAAAATATACTCCTACCCTTTTTTCTCTACTGGTAATTTCATAGCCGGGAACAAGGATGCGATCAGCATACCCGCTGATGCCACCTGCGCAAGGATGATGCCCAGTTTCAGTTCGGGACATTCGCCCGCGTAACAAACATTCATGATCAGCAGGTTGCGGATGCTCCAGGCCAGGTTGGCGCCACAGAAAAAGAAGTTGTACCGTTTTGCCCAAACTTTCGGGATCAGGAAGAATGCGATCGCCGCCACGGTAAAAACGAGGTTCATGTAAGCCGGTCTGCCGAAATTGGTGCCTTCCGCATGCAAACCTGTTACCGTGATGTCCTTGGATTCGATATAAATCCATGGAAGAAAAACGGAAACGATCATCAGCAACGATGCCACAAGGCCTGTTTGGGTGGAATACTTCATCCGGGAAATTTTCGCAAAAATAAGGTATTCGCCCGCTTCGGAAACTATTCTTTACCCGGCATTTATTCCAGGATCAGTTCAATCACCGGAACCTCTACGCCTGGTTTAACAACAGGCAGTTGGAGCACCACATCCCCCGCATTACCTGTTTCCGTGGTATGGCTCCCTGAAGCAGCGGGTGAGCTGAACCTGATCTCTGAACCATCGTGCAGAAACTGGGCATAACGGAATTTACCCTTATACCCGGGCAGGTGCAGCGATTTAAAGGGCCATTGCAACACATGGATATAGAGTCTTTTGGTGGTGGCGTTGTAGGTAAGCAGGCAGTTTGGGGGTTTGCTGAAAGTGGCGGGCGCTTCCGTGCAACCATAGATCGAACGGTTGTTGTAACGCATCCATTTTCCAATACCTTCCAGTCTTTCAGTGGCACGTTCATCAAAATTGCCCCTTGCTGTTGGTCCGACGTTCAGCAACAGGTTGCCCCCCTTGCTCACCGTTTCGATCAACATCAAGATGAGTTGGTTCACGGACTTCCAGGTGTTTTCATCTCGGTGATACCCCCAGGATCCGGAAAAAGTCTGGCAGGTTTCCCAGGGTACTTTCTTTCCATTCACCTTTACCCATTCAGAAGGTATGAATTGTTCCGGGGTTTTATAATCCCAGCCCCAATCGGTATCGTTCAGGTCCAGCCTGTCGTTTACGATGATCTGCGGCTGGAGCTGGCGCACCAGTTTCAGGAGGTTTTCCGAATCCCATTCGTTCCGCCCTTTTCCGTTGTAGGAGAAGTCCAGGAACAGTTCATCTATTTTTCCGTACTGCGTCAGCAACTCACGGAGCTGGTCCTTCATGTATTGCTGGTATACCTTCATATCGCGCTTCGTATTTTCTTCCGCCCTTTTCGCAGGATCTGCAGGCGTGGGAGGGTGACTTCCATCCAGACTGAAATGGGGATGATTCCAATCGATGAGAGAATAATAAAAGCCGATGCGGATCCCTTCCGCACGAAAAGCTTCCACCATAGGTTTGATCAGGTCTTTGCCATAAGGCGTATTGGTGATTTTGTATTCCGTGAACTTTGTATCCCAGAGGCAAAAACCTTCGTGGTGCTTGGTAGTGATCACCATATATTTCATACCGGCTAATTTTGCCTGCCGCGCCCATTCTTTCGGATCGAACATATCTGGATTGAACAGGGAGAAATATTTGCGGTAATTTTCTGGCGATATTTTTTCATAGTGTTGTACCCATTCGTGGCGCGCCGGCATGGCATAAAGTCCCCAGTGAATAAAGAGTCCGAATCTATCGTTCGTCCACCAGGCCATTCTTTTTTCTTTCTGTTCCGGTGTTTCTTTTGCCCAGGCAGGCCGTTGCTGCGCGAAAGTTCCTTTGAGCAGACAAATCACTACAAGGGAAGCGAACATTCTTTTAACGATGGAAGGCATCATGGCAAATCGTTTTATCCCTACAAATGTACTGGTTGCGTCAGGCAGCCGTTGGCCGGAATTGGCTGAATTATAAAGTATTTTGGCCGGACATGCCACGCAAACCTTTGCGTAAATTTCCGCCACTGTTAAGATTTATTTAACACTATTTGAACGCAAGCCGCACTAAAAACACGGGAAACGAACGCAAGTTTCATCATGTATTGCCGTCTTAACCTCTGTTCCTGACGGAACAACCAGGCTCATTAACCACCACATACCCAATCGCTCATGAATAAACGCATCAGCACCTTACTGATCGTTGTGTTAGTAACCTTTGCCAAATCTTCACTTTTCGCGCAAACCAAGGGGGATATCCGCGGCGTTGTGATCAGCGCTGAAACGGGTAAACCCCTTGAGAACGCGACCATTAACGTGCTTCTTCAGAAAGACTCTTCCACGGTTGGCTATAAGATCACTGATAAAAAAGGGGAATTTTCTATTGCCAACCTCAATTATGGCGCTTATGTTCTGAGCCTCACCTTTATAGGCCATGAATACAAAGAGGTACCCTTCGTGCTGGACAAAAAATCCCTTTTGCTTGATACCGTTACCCTTATGAACTCCGCGGCCACCCTGGATGAAGTAGTGGTGAGCTTCAAAAAGCCGCCGATGGTGGTGAAAGAAGATACCATTGAATTCAACGCCGATTCCTATAAGGTAAAACCAGAGGCCCTTGCGGAAGATTTGCTCAAAAAACTTCCAGGGATTGAAGTGGACCGCGATGGCAACATCACGGCGAACGGTCAGCAGATTACCCAGGTTTATGTGGATGGGAAACCTTTCTTCGGCGGAGATTTCAAGATGGCCACGCAAAACCTGCCCGCGAACATCCTCGATAAAATACAGGTGGTAGATAAAAAAACAGACAAGGCACGTTTCACCAAAGTGGACGATGGCCAAAGGGAAAAGATCATCAACATCACCATTAAAAAAGACAAACGCTTCGGCTATTTCGGGAGAGGAAACGCCGGATACGGTACTGATGACCGTTACAATGGCCGCGTTACGTTTAACCGCTTCAAAGGCGACAGGCAGATTTCCGTTTTCGGCTCCGCGGGCAACATCAACGCAGGTGGCCGTGGGGACGACCAGCGTGCCAGCAACGGACTAAATACCAACCAGAGAATGGGTATTAACTACAGGAACAATTATGATAAGAAACTGGACATCGCTTCGTCGGTTTCTTACGGCAACAATGAGTCCATTACCGCCAACGACATCAAAAGACAAAACGTTCAAACCAACCCCGTACTCATTAACGATGAACGGCAAAGAGGGGAAAGAAACAATAAAAGCTTCAACTGGAACGCCGATATGGAATACAAACCGGATTCCATGACGGAAGTAAGAGGAAAAATCAATGCCACTTACGGTGATAACAACAATATACAGCGCAACGCCATTTACCTTCTCCGCGGTTTTACCGATACTTCCAGCGCGGGTTACCGGAATAACTTCAGCAATGGCAATACCCTGAACTTCTCCGGAGAACTGAACATCATGCACCGCTTCAAAAAAGAAAGAAGAAGCATGACCTTCGGCCTGACCTCCAATAACGGTTTCAGCAACAATGAATCTATTGTTAATTATTTCAACGAAGGCACTGATGTGAACGGAAATCCGTTTACAGAACGGCGGGACCAACTTACCAACAACGATTCCAGGAACAACCGCATCAATTTGTCGTTCTCTTATACAGAGCCGATCTTCAAATCCAATCTTATTGAGTTTACCTATGGCTACAACTGGAGCGTAAACAACAGTGACCGTGAAACATTTGACGCGGACAATGGCAAATACGATCAGCTGAACGACTCGCTCACCAACAGGTTCGTAAACAGAAGCAATAATCAACGTGCGGGATTGAAGTTCGTGGGCATAGGAAAATTCTACAATTACAATTTTGGCGTAGATATGCAGGATATCCTTCAGCGAAACAACAACATCACGAAGGACTCCCTCGTAAAACAGGATTTCACCAATTTCCTGCCGTCGGCCGGCATCACCTTCTTCAATAAGAAAGGTCGTAATATAAACCTGTTTTATAACGGAGAGGTGCGCCAGCCCACCCTTCAGCAACTGCAACCTGTTCCCGATGCCAGTGATCCATTGTACCAGTTCAGTGGGAATCCCGATCTGAAAAATGAATTCACGAACAACTTCAATTACAAGTATGATGAAGTGATCAGAAATTCAGAAATCAACATCAATTTCGCAGGAAGTTATAGTACCACCCGCGATAAGATTATCAACAATACTGTTGTTGACCGAAGTACCGGTAAACGTTTCGTAACGCCAGTAAACGTAAACGGTGTTTGGCAAACAGGGGCTAATCTGGGCTACGGCATGCCCATCGTCAAAAAAGTACTCCGTTATTCACTCAGCTTCGGCACAAACTATAATAACGGCGTATCCTTCGTGGAAAACAAGCAGAATAAACTGACCAACTTCAATTACAATATCGGCGGAAGACTGAACGCGGATGTAGGTGAATGGCTTGAATTCTCTTACAGCACACGTTTCAACCGAAACAGCGTAAAATATTCACTGCAATCAAACCTTAATACGGTTTTCTATACCAATACCCACAGCTTCGATATTTCCGTTGAAGCGCCTGGTGGCATCGAACTGAAATCCGGTTTCGATATTCGCGAAAACAGGGGGAATACCGCGCAGTTCAACCAAACCGTTTCCCTTCTGAACGCAGAACTGGTGAAGCACCTTATGAAAAGAAGAATGCAGATTTCCATCCAGGGATTTGACCTGCTGAACCAGAACCAGAACATCAACCGGACAGTTACCCCTGAATTCATCCTCGACGAGGTTAGGAACACACTCACCCGCTATTTCATGCTGAACATCGCTTACCGTTTTGGTAAGTTCGGCGGCGGTGGTGGTGGCAGAGGTCCGGGCGGACCAGGTGGCGGGCCACGTGGCGGTGGTGGTGGTTTCGGTGGCGGACGAGGGATGAGAATGTAATGTACCCGGTTATGGCTGCGGGAAAAACTTCAGTTCCAGCAACGAAACGGTGCTTTCTTTGATCTTAAAACGCTCATCAATCCGGTAACCGATTACCCAGGCAATACGGCCCGCGGTTTCCACTACATATACCCGCTCCTTTTGATGCACCGGCATTTTAAGATCAATAAGGAACCGGCTGATCTTCTTTTTTTTCTTCATCCCCAAGGGGTAAAAATAATCTCCGGTTTTCCAGGGACGAACAATGAGGGGATACCTGATTTCATTCTCATTCAACTGCGCAACAGTTGCTTCCAGCTGCGGTTGCCAGTTATCAGCTTTGCTCCTGGTTTCTATAGATAGTGTTCCCACGGCAAAATCTACCTGCCGCACCCCTTCTTCCACCACAACCATACCTTCGGGGCGCAATTTAACTTCAGTAATCACCAACCAGTTCCGGTGCCGGATGATCCTGTGACTGGCAGACTGCACCTGCCTGCCCGATTGCGCAGCCAGTAAACGCAGTACCTCAGGCACCTGTGCCGCCGAAAAACCATAAGGTTTCAGTAATTCATACGTAATGGTGTGCAACCCCGGCTGCTTTGCCAGGAGCAACACCGGGATACCTTTGGGTTGAATAAGTTTCTTCCGGAGTTTTTCAATGTAAGCTGAATACAGTTCATGCGTATCCCTGAAGCGATGGATATTCTCCAGTAAGTTCTGTTCCACCTGCGGATATACTTCTCTCAATAAAGGAAGTACCGCATGACGAAAATAGTTCCTCGTATATTTATCAGACAGGTTGGAAGAATCTTCTACATAACTGATATTGTTTGCCTTTGCGTATTCGAGGAGTTCGGATTTCCGGGCAAAAAGTAACGGACGAACAAGTTTGTTTTGCCGTGGCTCCATGCCACAAAGTCCGTTCAACCCGGTTCCCCGGAAGAACTGCATCAGCAGCGTTTCAATGTTATCATCCGCATGGTGCGCGGTGAGTATGATATCTGCCACCTGTTCTGTTCCCTGCGCGATAAGCGTGTTGAACCAGCCATAACGCAGGTCACGTGCCAGTTCCTGGATACCTTTTCCAGCTGTTTCGGCAAGTTGAACGGTGTCAAAATGCCGCACCAGCAATGGAACCCCGAGTTCATCAGCCAAAGTGCGCACAAATGCTTCATCGCGTTTGCTTTCTTCGCCACGCAATTGAAAATTACAATGCGCAAGCGTAACCAGGTAACCGGCTTCCACACAAAAACGGGCAAGCAATACCGAATCCACTCCTCCACTAACGGCAACGAGCAGCCGTTCGTTGGGGTGAATGATTTTTTTCTCCTTGATGTATTGTCTGAATGCTGAAAGCATGAAATAATTTTGAATGATGAATGTTGGATGTTGAATTATGAATGGAGGGGCAACGTAAAAGCCATTGCGTTTGCGGTCCCATAAACCACAAAACAGCCATCACTCCTCATCCATCATTCAAAATTCATCATCCAAAATCCCTATTGTGCTTTCTTCACTTCTTTTGCCCACGCATCTTTCAGCGTAACGGTACGGTTAAACACAAGTTTTTCGGGCGTACTGTCCGTATCCAGGCAGAAATAGCCTTTCCGGATAAACTGGTAGGCTTGACCGTTATCAGCGTCCAGCAAAGCGGGTTCAATGTAAGCGTCCGTTACCACTTGCAGACTATCCGGATTGATGTACTCCTTGAAATCACCCTCTTCTGAAGCGGGATTTTCCACTTTGAACAGGCGGTCGTACAAACGCACTTCCGCTTTGGCCGCGTGTTGCACGCTTACCCAATGGATCGTGCCCTTTACGTTGATGCCGCTGGTATCGGCACCGCTTTTACTTTCGGGAATATAAGTACAGTGAATTTCAGTAATGTTACCTGCCTCATCCTTTTTGAAATCCTCACATTTTACGATGTAAGCGTGCTTCAAACGGGCCATCAGTCCTGGTCCGAGGCGGAAGAACTTCTTGGGAGGGTGCTCCATAAAATCTTCTCTTTCGATCCAGAGCTCACGGGTGAAAGGAATGGTACGGGAGCCGCCGCCGTTTTCCGCTTCCGGGTTATTCTCTCCTTCCAGTTCCTCTACCTGCCCTTCGGGATAATTGGTGATCACCATTTTAATGGGATCCAGTACGGCCATCCTGCGGAGCGCGGTTTTGTTGAGTTCTTCCCGGATGCAGAATTCGAGCAGACTCATATCAATCACGTTCTCTCTTTTCTGAATACCGATTTTATCGCAGAAAGTACGGATGCTGGAAGGGGTATAGCCTCTCCTTCTGAAACCGGATATCGTGGGCATCCGGGGATCGTTCCAGCCCGAAACGTGCTTTTCGTTCACCAGTTGCAGCAGTTTGCGCTTACTCATTACCGTGTAGGTGAGGTTAAGCCGTGCGAATTCAAACTGCCGGGAAGGAAATATTTCCAGTTGTTCAATGAACCAGTCGTAGAGCGGACGGTGCGGAATAAATTCCAGCGTACAGATAGAGTGCGTAATATTTTCGATACTGTCGCTTTGTCCGTGTGCGAAATCGTACATTGGGTAAACGCACCATTTATCGCCGGTACGGTGGTGGTGCGCGTGTTTGATGCGGTAGATAATCGGATCCCTGAAGTGCATGTTGGGAGAAGCGAGGTCGATCTTCGCGCGGAGCACTTTGGCGCCGTCGGCGAATTCCCCGTTCTTCATGCGGGTGAACAGGTCGAGGTTCTCTTCTATTGTTCTGCTGCGGTAAGGCGTGGGTATACCGGGTTCAGTGGGTGTTCCTTTACCTGCGGCGATTTGTTCGGGCGTGCTGTCGTCCACATAAGCGAGTCCTTTCTGAATAAGGGCCACGGCGAACGCATAAAGCTGATCGAAATAATCGGAGGCGTACAATTCATTTTCCCATTCAAAACCGAGCCATCTCACATCTTCCTTGATACTGTCCACATATTCGGTGTCTTCGGTAACCGGGTTGGTATCATCGAAACGGAGGTTGGTTTTTCCTCCGTATTTGGCCGCGATGCCGAAATTGAGGCAGATGCTTTTGGCGTGGCCTATATGCAGGTATCCGTTGGGCTCCGGCGGAAAGCGGGTTTGAACGCGGCCGCCATGCTTACCGGAACGGATGTCTTCTTCAATAATTTCTTCCAGGAAATTCAATGTTTTTTTCTCTTCGCTCATCTAAGGAAACTTTATAAGTTGTGGCAAATGTACGGGAATGTTAATATACGAGGTCTTCCCAGGCCGCCTGCAGCTCGTTGTACGCGTGCTGATCGCCTGCGGCTTTGGCCTGTTCCATTCCTTTTTCGTACCACTGCACGGCGGCTTCCGTGGCGCCGGTCCTTTCCAGCAATTTTCCGAGGTGGTAATAAGAGCCGATGTACCCGGGTTCGCGCGTGAGAATTGCTTCAAACAATTCTTTCGCAGCGGACTCATCGCCCAGTTTAATGTATTCCAGCGCAAGCGCGTGTTGCAGGAACGAATCGGTGGGATTCTGTTCTAAAAATGCTTTCAATTTCACAATCCTGTCCAT encodes the following:
- a CDS encoding tetratricopeptide repeat protein; amino-acid sequence: MDRIVKLKAFLEQNPTDSFLQHALALEYIKLGDESAAKELFEAILTREPGYIGSYYHLGKLLERTGATEAAVQWYEKGMEQAKAAGDQHAYNELQAAWEDLVY
- a CDS encoding glutamine--tRNA ligase/YqeY domain fusion protein, whose amino-acid sequence is MSEEKKTLNFLEEIIEEDIRSGKHGGRVQTRFPPEPNGYLHIGHAKSICLNFGIAAKYGGKTNLRFDDTNPVTEDTEYVDSIKEDVRWLGFEWENELYASDYFDQLYAFAVALIQKGLAYVDDSTPEQIAAGKGTPTEPGIPTPYRSRTIEENLDLFTRMKNGEFADGAKVLRAKIDLASPNMHFRDPIIYRIKHAHHHRTGDKWCVYPMYDFAHGQSDSIENITHSICTLEFIPHRPLYDWFIEQLEIFPSRQFEFARLNLTYTVMSKRKLLQLVNEKHVSGWNDPRMPTISGFRRRGYTPSSIRTFCDKIGIQKRENVIDMSLLEFCIREELNKTALRRMAVLDPIKMVITNYPEGQVEELEGENNPEAENGGGSRTIPFTRELWIEREDFMEHPPKKFFRLGPGLMARLKHAYIVKCEDFKKDEAGNITEIHCTYIPESKSGADTSGINVKGTIHWVSVQHAAKAEVRLYDRLFKVENPASEEGDFKEYINPDSLQVVTDAYIEPALLDADNGQAYQFIRKGYFCLDTDSTPEKLVFNRTVTLKDAWAKEVKKAQ
- the tilS gene encoding tRNA lysidine(34) synthetase TilS, which gives rise to MLSAFRQYIKEKKIIHPNERLLVAVSGGVDSVLLARFCVEAGYLVTLAHCNFQLRGEESKRDEAFVRTLADELGVPLLVRHFDTVQLAETAGKGIQELARDLRYGWFNTLIAQGTEQVADIILTAHHADDNIETLLMQFFRGTGLNGLCGMEPRQNKLVRPLLFARKSELLEYAKANNISYVEDSSNLSDKYTRNYFRHAVLPLLREVYPQVEQNLLENIHRFRDTHELYSAYIEKLRKKLIQPKGIPVLLLAKQPGLHTITYELLKPYGFSAAQVPEVLRLLAAQSGRQVQSASHRIIRHRNWLVITEVKLRPEGMVVVEEGVRQVDFAVGTLSIETRSKADNWQPQLEATVAQLNENEIRYPLIVRPWKTGDYFYPLGMKKKKKISRFLIDLKMPVHQKERVYVVETAGRIAWVIGYRIDERFKIKESTVSLLELKFFPQP